The following proteins are co-located in the Echinicola sp. 20G genome:
- a CDS encoding Fic family protein, with translation MESQVHYLRLSLNWKLINTISEIDRFDASWATIERKEGQSLKQLKNIATVRSVGASTRIEGSKMSDEEVEVLLKNIDISKLEDRDSQEVVGYFQTLDIISESFQDIRIDKSSLKNLHSILMKHSEKDQWHKGDYKQHSNAVEANYPDGTKQIIFQTKEPGFPTEDAMNSLFEWYSSDKETHPLVKSALFSYEFVSIHPFQDGNGRLSRLLATLLLLQNGYRWIQYVSLEHEIESRKNEYYRVLRSCQSNRPNENINEWVVFFFSALKNIQEQLMRKLESTGIEGSLSPREKSILTFIGNYAGCKSGEIAKRLDIPNPTVKRILTDLVSRKLIIKHGSGSGTNYSIM, from the coding sequence ATGGAATCACAAGTTCATTACCTTCGCCTCAGTCTTAATTGGAAATTAATCAACACAATTAGTGAAATTGATCGGTTCGATGCTTCTTGGGCAACTATCGAACGAAAAGAGGGACAAAGCCTCAAACAACTCAAGAATATCGCAACGGTAAGAAGTGTTGGAGCCTCAACAAGAATTGAGGGTTCCAAAATGAGCGATGAAGAAGTTGAAGTGTTACTTAAGAACATTGATATCTCAAAGTTAGAAGATCGCGATTCCCAAGAAGTTGTTGGTTATTTCCAAACACTGGATATTATTTCGGAATCATTCCAAGACATACGAATTGACAAAAGTAGTTTAAAGAATCTCCATAGTATCTTAATGAAACATAGTGAAAAAGATCAATGGCATAAAGGAGATTATAAACAACATAGTAACGCTGTAGAAGCGAATTATCCTGACGGTACAAAACAAATAATCTTTCAGACAAAAGAACCTGGTTTTCCAACTGAAGACGCTATGAATTCATTGTTTGAATGGTATTCTTCTGACAAAGAAACTCACCCACTTGTAAAGTCTGCCTTATTCTCATACGAATTTGTAAGCATCCATCCTTTTCAAGATGGAAATGGAAGATTAAGCAGGCTACTAGCAACCCTTCTCCTTCTGCAAAACGGCTATAGGTGGATTCAATATGTCAGTTTGGAGCATGAAATCGAGAGTCGAAAAAACGAATATTACAGAGTTCTTAGGAGTTGTCAGTCCAACAGACCAAATGAAAATATCAATGAGTGGGTTGTTTTTTTCTTTAGTGCTCTTAAAAATATTCAAGAACAACTAATGAGGAAGCTTGAATCAACAGGAATCGAAGGAAGCTTATCTCCAAGAGAAAAATCAATATTAACATTTATAGGAAATTATGCAGGTTGTAAATCTGGTGAAATTGCTAAAAGACTAGATATTCCAAATCCAACAGTAAAACGTATCTTGACCGATTTAGTAAGCAGAAAACTAATAATCAAACATGGCTCTGGTTCAGGAACGAACTACTCAATAATGTAA